In a genomic window of Dyadobacter fermentans DSM 18053:
- a CDS encoding SAM-dependent methyltransferase gives MIPQIASALLDEYGKNALSLFDPYCGTGTTLVEAATRGIKSYGFDLNPLARLIANVKTTQIEIQTLDLHLKDFYDYLFAFRFGYRNNRHSIIVPEFQNIDFWFSRAVKHDLSIISEYINHIENVQVKNFFKVALSQTIRECSWTRKNEFKLYKMSAERIKIFKPDSLSICEKILGRNRNGLSDFMESRANFAEPLITGDNSIFKIPKKIIPEGSVDIVLTSPPYGDSSTTVAYGQFSALANQWLGLRDHGRSLDNELMGGIKSKVISKFKSPILNEHINDINKIDQKRVLDVVSFYNDYSNSIKNVSKTVKLGGFACYVVSNRNVRGVTLQTDTITKDFFENVGFKHVTTYNRQISSKRMPRQNSANGTKGEKNPLMNTESIVIMQKVC, from the coding sequence ATGATTCCACAGATTGCATCAGCTTTGTTAGATGAATATGGAAAAAATGCCCTTTCGCTATTCGACCCTTATTGCGGGACCGGGACAACCCTTGTAGAAGCTGCAACCCGAGGAATAAAGTCATACGGATTTGATCTGAATCCGCTAGCTAGGTTGATTGCGAATGTTAAGACTACGCAAATTGAGATACAAACCCTAGATCTTCATTTGAAGGACTTTTACGATTATCTCTTTGCATTTAGATTTGGTTATAGAAATAATCGGCACTCTATCATTGTCCCAGAATTTCAAAATATTGATTTTTGGTTTTCCAGGGCGGTGAAGCATGACTTATCTATTATTTCAGAATATATTAATCATATTGAGAATGTTCAAGTTAAAAACTTTTTCAAAGTTGCCCTGAGTCAAACAATAAGAGAATGCTCATGGACTCGAAAAAATGAATTTAAGCTGTATAAGATGAGTGCTGAGCGAATTAAAATCTTTAAGCCAGATTCACTGTCGATTTGCGAAAAAATTTTAGGACGGAATAGGAATGGACTTAGCGATTTCATGGAGTCACGTGCTAATTTTGCAGAACCACTGATTACAGGAGATAACAGCATATTCAAAATCCCGAAAAAAATCATCCCCGAAGGTTCAGTCGATATTGTTCTTACGTCACCACCATATGGGGATTCTTCCACTACCGTAGCATACGGACAGTTTTCAGCATTGGCAAACCAGTGGTTAGGTCTCCGAGATCATGGCAGGTCGCTAGATAATGAACTTATGGGCGGCATAAAGTCGAAAGTAATATCAAAATTTAAGTCACCTATCTTAAATGAGCACATAAACGACATAAACAAAATTGATCAAAAGCGAGTACTGGATGTTGTATCATTTTACAACGACTACTCAAATTCAATAAAAAATGTGTCGAAAACAGTAAAGCTTGGAGGTTTCGCATGTTATGTTGTAAGTAACAGAAATGTAAGGGGTGTTACTCTTCAAACTGATACGATTACCAAGGACTTCTTTGAAAATGTTGGCTTTAAGCACGTTACTACTTATAATCGGCAAATTAGTAGTAAAAGAATGCCGCGGCAAAATAGCGCAAATGGGACGAAAGGCGAGAAAAACCCTCTAATGAATACTGAATCAATTGTAATAATGCAGAAGGTATGCTAA
- a CDS encoding DUF4134 domain-containing protein, with protein sequence MKCGKAALSIRAKQVWASALLAVVASVVKAQDGAAGISEADSQVRSYFEPGTQLMYAIGAVLGLVGAVKVFQKWNAGDNDTGKVAAAWFGSCIFLVVVATVLQSFFGL encoded by the coding sequence ATGAAATGTGGGAAAGCGGCCCTTTCGATCAGGGCAAAACAAGTATGGGCATCAGCATTGCTTGCAGTAGTGGCAAGCGTAGTCAAAGCGCAAGACGGTGCGGCAGGTATTTCAGAAGCGGACAGCCAGGTGCGTAGCTATTTTGAGCCGGGTACACAGCTCATGTATGCCATTGGCGCGGTACTTGGTCTGGTAGGCGCAGTGAAGGTCTTCCAGAAATGGAATGCCGGAGACAATGATACCGGCAAGGTCGCGGCGGCGTGGTTTGGCAGCTGTATTTTCTTGGTGGTGGTGGCTACCGTGCTGCAATCTTTCTTCGGCCTATAA
- a CDS encoding DUF4133 domain-containing protein, producing MANTSVYQINKGINTSIEFKGLKAQYIWYMGGAAIVLFAIYTLLYICGIRSYICVGIVVCLGIPMIMGIYHLSSAYGEHGVTKMLARRNIPRYVKSNSRRIFKTSTINGKVTG from the coding sequence ATGGCGAACACCAGCGTTTACCAAATCAACAAGGGGATCAATACGTCCATTGAGTTCAAAGGTCTCAAAGCGCAGTACATCTGGTACATGGGTGGGGCGGCAATCGTTTTGTTTGCAATTTATACACTGCTGTATATCTGCGGGATCCGTTCTTACATCTGCGTGGGGATTGTGGTTTGCCTAGGCATTCCGATGATCATGGGGATTTACCATTTGAGCTCGGCATATGGAGAGCATGGCGTTACCAAGATGCTCGCGCGGCGAAATATTCCCAGATATGTAAAGTCTAATTCGAGGCGCATTTTTAAAACCAGCACTATTAATGGAAAAGTTACTGGATGA
- the traJ gene encoding conjugative transposon protein TraJ yields the protein MNALIRTALVGVIGIALPQIASAQGFPDQISGLHSVLDKLYDEMMPMCAKLIGVARGIAGFAAIWYIAARIWRHLANAEAIDFYPLFRPFAIGFSILIFPSVLAMINGIMSPVVNATAAMVDGSNEAITILLKKKEEAIMKTNTWQMYVGAAGNGDRDKWYKYTHGNEEPSGEGIFASVGNDIKFSMAKASYNFRNSIKEWMSEILRLLFEAAALCINTLRTFQLIVLAIVGPIAFGISVFDGFQFTLTGWIARYINIFLWLPVANIFGAIIGKIQEMMLTLDISQVEGAGDTFFSSTDLAYLVFLIIGIVGYFSVPAVAGFIIQAGGGNPYLYKVTTLFSQTATGFGNRVFPASGGFGTLPRNTAMPKSQNS from the coding sequence ATGAATGCATTGATTAGAACCGCCTTAGTAGGGGTGATTGGCATCGCTTTGCCTCAAATAGCTTCTGCACAAGGGTTTCCAGATCAGATCAGCGGACTGCATAGCGTGCTCGACAAGCTTTATGATGAAATGATGCCGATGTGCGCAAAGTTGATCGGCGTAGCTAGGGGAATAGCTGGGTTTGCGGCGATCTGGTACATAGCGGCTCGTATCTGGCGGCATCTAGCCAATGCGGAAGCGATCGACTTTTATCCACTCTTCCGGCCATTTGCGATCGGGTTTTCAATTCTGATTTTCCCTTCGGTGTTGGCGATGATCAATGGGATCATGTCGCCCGTAGTCAATGCAACTGCTGCAATGGTGGATGGTTCGAACGAGGCAATCACTATCCTGTTGAAGAAAAAGGAGGAGGCAATTATGAAAACCAACACGTGGCAAATGTATGTGGGCGCAGCGGGCAATGGCGACCGGGACAAATGGTACAAATACACGCACGGAAATGAGGAGCCTTCGGGTGAAGGGATTTTCGCAAGTGTAGGCAATGATATCAAATTCTCGATGGCCAAGGCTTCCTACAATTTTCGCAACTCTATCAAGGAGTGGATGAGCGAGATTTTAAGATTACTGTTTGAAGCAGCTGCACTCTGCATCAATACGCTGAGAACATTTCAGCTGATAGTGCTCGCCATAGTTGGGCCGATTGCGTTCGGAATTTCAGTTTTCGATGGGTTCCAGTTTACGTTAACAGGCTGGATTGCCAGGTACATTAACATTTTCCTTTGGCTGCCAGTCGCAAACATCTTCGGGGCAATCATCGGAAAGATCCAGGAAATGATGCTGACGCTGGATATTAGTCAGGTTGAAGGTGCGGGTGATACCTTTTTCAGCTCGACGGACTTAGCCTATCTAGTATTCCTCATTATCGGCATTGTCGGGTATTTCTCTGTTCCTGCGGTTGCAGGGTTCATTATTCAGGCAGGAGGCGGAAACCCATATCTGTACAAGGTAACGACACTTTTCTCTCAAACGGCGACCGGTTTCGGCAACAGAGTATTTCCCGCTAGCGGCGGCTTCGGTACACTGCCAAGAAACACGGCGATGCCTAAATCTCAGAATTCTTAA
- the traK gene encoding conjugative transposon protein TraK has product MFTKAKNLETAFRHVRGFTMLVVLGCIGFCCFAIYKSYQLVDQTQDKVYILASGKVLDAYASERNENIPVEARDHVATFHRYFFTLDPDDKVIQSNLVRALYLADVSAKAQYENLKESGYYASIISANISQQISIDTVEVKTEDYPYQFRCVASQRIIRSTSIVTRRLVTEGFLRSVSRSDNNPHGFLIERWTTLENKDINVQNR; this is encoded by the coding sequence ATGTTTACAAAAGCCAAAAATCTGGAAACAGCATTCCGGCATGTGCGCGGATTCACAATGCTGGTAGTGTTGGGCTGCATAGGTTTCTGCTGCTTTGCGATCTACAAAAGTTATCAACTGGTGGATCAAACGCAGGACAAAGTCTACATCCTGGCAAGCGGAAAAGTGCTCGATGCCTATGCGTCTGAACGAAATGAGAATATTCCTGTGGAGGCTCGGGATCATGTAGCCACCTTCCACCGGTACTTCTTTACCCTCGATCCTGACGACAAGGTGATACAATCCAATTTGGTCAGGGCACTTTATCTGGCAGATGTCTCAGCCAAAGCGCAATATGAAAATTTGAAAGAGTCTGGCTACTACGCCAGCATCATCTCAGCGAACATCAGCCAGCAGATCAGCATCGATACGGTGGAAGTGAAGACCGAAGATTATCCTTACCAATTCCGATGTGTTGCTTCCCAGCGTATTATTCGCTCCACCAGTATCGTCACCCGGCGGCTGGTAACGGAAGGATTTCTTAGAAGCGTATCCAGAAGTGATAACAATCCACATGGATTCCTGATCGAACGCTGGACGACGCTTGAAAACAAAGACATCAATGTTCAAAACCGATAG
- the traM gene encoding conjugative transposon protein TraM yields the protein MQTKPYTRKFLQKRKFYTVLPLLVFPFLTLIAWALFGKGDGGLVLSKERKGLIMSLPDAFLKDEKDLNKMGYYQKAAEDSARLRNLIEKDPYYQDTLLASKSGPLGVPLKSLEGPGKTKKGTADQTSVNADQADKEVFQKLQELDNVLSKTSNPNFDDPSKPKAAAQKEDVNHERLAQLEQMMAGLGEGDESITEADPEMAELNGMLDKIMQIQNPELQLEQTRKQSLQNRKQVFPVAAVTDQVQFTLLGGQGELSDSLKHGTSTQQKGFHSLENQRSATQTQNAIEAIIDQNQTLVTGATIKFRLTTDIFIAGTRIPAGSFLYGKSSLNQERLRVNIESVKSGNSLFPVSLSVYDMDGMEGIYVPGALSRDVGKESSDRAIQGINIPIIDPSLGAQAASAGIEAAKTFLGRKTKLIQVSVKAGYKVLLKDANAKSI from the coding sequence ATGCAGACCAAACCATACACCCGTAAATTCTTACAAAAGCGTAAGTTTTATACAGTCCTGCCACTGCTGGTTTTTCCATTTCTCACACTAATAGCCTGGGCATTATTCGGAAAGGGCGACGGAGGATTAGTTTTATCAAAAGAGAGAAAGGGGCTAATTATGAGCCTTCCAGATGCCTTTTTGAAAGATGAGAAAGACCTGAATAAAATGGGCTACTACCAAAAAGCGGCCGAAGATTCTGCAAGGCTCCGTAATCTGATCGAGAAAGACCCGTACTATCAGGACACGCTACTCGCCTCGAAATCCGGCCCTTTGGGTGTGCCGCTCAAAAGTCTGGAAGGGCCGGGAAAAACAAAGAAAGGAACCGCTGACCAAACTTCTGTAAATGCCGATCAGGCTGACAAAGAAGTGTTCCAAAAACTCCAAGAACTAGACAACGTCTTATCAAAAACCAGCAATCCAAATTTTGACGATCCCAGTAAGCCCAAAGCTGCGGCCCAAAAGGAGGATGTAAATCACGAGCGACTTGCGCAGTTAGAACAAATGATGGCTGGCCTTGGGGAGGGAGACGAGTCAATCACTGAGGCCGATCCTGAGATGGCCGAGCTAAATGGAATGCTCGACAAGATTATGCAAATTCAAAACCCTGAGCTACAACTTGAACAGACTCGAAAGCAATCGCTACAAAATAGAAAGCAGGTCTTTCCGGTAGCAGCGGTTACTGATCAGGTACAATTTACTCTCCTTGGTGGTCAGGGCGAACTTTCGGACAGTTTAAAACATGGCACGTCAACTCAGCAAAAAGGTTTCCATTCCTTAGAAAATCAGAGGAGTGCCACGCAAACGCAAAACGCGATCGAAGCGATTATTGATCAAAATCAAACACTCGTGACGGGCGCTACAATTAAATTTCGGTTGACCACGGACATCTTTATAGCGGGCACTCGTATCCCGGCCGGTAGTTTTCTGTACGGAAAGAGCAGTCTTAATCAGGAAAGGCTTCGCGTGAATATTGAGTCTGTCAAGTCTGGTAATTCTTTGTTTCCCGTCAGCTTGTCCGTTTATGACATGGATGGAATGGAAGGAATTTACGTTCCCGGCGCACTTTCTCGCGATGTTGGTAAAGAATCCTCTGACCGCGCGATTCAAGGGATTAACATTCCAATCATCGACCCTTCTCTCGGCGCACAAGCTGCAAGTGCAGGAATCGAAGCTGCGAAGACATTTCTCGGCCGAAAAACAAAACTGATCCAGGTATCTGTGAAGGCTGGCTATAAGGTGCTTCTCAAAGACGCCAACGCCAAATCAATCTAA
- the traN gene encoding conjugative transposon protein TraN: MRNFLLSQLLLCLSFVGIAICQGVETSAIQAIPLEITTSKTTHLVFPYNIKTVDRGNGGILAQTAAGFDNILQVKAAIASFDTTNLTVITGDGTLYSFLASYCPNPVSINIRIGKSINVGATSVAEPNEAEIEEALIQASQNDSSNVSIKDQSSQAKLELSGIYICGDILLCKLTLTNNSHIIYDIETLRFSVRDKKRPKRTAIQETFITPFRVLSDTTSVGPNAEHTFIYAIPKMTIPDKKLLSIALHEKNGGRHLNLKVRNRHILKSLPLTTH, translated from the coding sequence ATGAGAAATTTTCTTTTGAGTCAGCTACTGCTATGCCTGAGCTTTGTCGGAATAGCCATTTGCCAAGGCGTCGAAACGAGCGCTATACAGGCAATTCCACTTGAAATCACCACCAGCAAAACTACCCACCTAGTATTTCCATACAACATCAAAACGGTGGACCGAGGGAATGGAGGAATTCTCGCGCAAACGGCAGCAGGCTTTGACAACATCCTGCAAGTCAAAGCCGCTATAGCATCTTTCGATACGACCAATCTGACTGTTATCACAGGTGATGGGACGCTTTACTCGTTTCTAGCGAGCTACTGTCCGAATCCTGTCTCAATTAATATAAGAATCGGTAAATCAATTAACGTTGGCGCTACGTCAGTAGCAGAACCAAACGAAGCGGAGATCGAGGAGGCGTTGATCCAAGCAAGTCAAAACGATTCCAGTAATGTCAGTATAAAAGATCAATCTTCTCAGGCAAAATTGGAGCTATCAGGCATTTACATCTGCGGCGATATTTTGCTTTGCAAACTGACGCTTACCAACAATTCGCATATAATATATGATATCGAGACCCTTAGGTTTTCCGTCAGGGACAAAAAACGGCCTAAGCGTACAGCGATTCAGGAAACCTTTATCACGCCATTCCGCGTGCTGAGTGATACGACCTCAGTCGGCCCAAACGCGGAGCACACTTTCATTTACGCAATACCCAAGATGACGATTCCGGACAAAAAGCTTTTGTCAATCGCGCTCCATGAAAAAAATGGCGGCAGGCATCTAAACCTTAAAGTTCGAAACAGGCATATCCTGAAATCCCTTCCCTTGACGACTCATTAA
- a CDS encoding helix-turn-helix domain-containing protein, with protein MNVELITREDLQKLRRDLLEDLKQFISNSPSEPKKWLKSSEVRKLLNISSGTLQNLRINGELKPNKIGGTFYYAFQDIQSLLQSNNLKPKK; from the coding sequence ATGAATGTTGAGCTAATTACGAGGGAAGATTTACAAAAACTGCGGCGCGACCTGTTGGAAGATTTGAAACAGTTTATTTCAAATTCACCCAGCGAGCCGAAGAAATGGTTGAAAAGCTCTGAGGTCAGGAAACTCCTCAATATTTCTTCCGGGACATTACAGAATCTTAGAATAAATGGGGAGTTAAAGCCGAATAAGATTGGAGGAACCTTCTATTACGCGTTCCAAGACATTCAGTCCCTGCTTCAATCAAACAATCTAAAACCAAAAAAATAA
- a CDS encoding DUF932 domain-containing protein, giving the protein MAHNINFDENTGKHSFFSVKEKAWHGLGQIVDQYPNSKDAISHAGLDYQVEKADLTARVKNSSNQQVSGSAPVPGYFATVRTDNNAVLGVVGKDYQIVQNRDAFTFFDSIVGNDGILYETAGALGKGERIFITAKLPGYIQVGSNDLIEKYLFLTTSHDGSGSITAAFTPVRIVCANTLNAAMKNITNVVKIRHTSNAVERLRTAHKVMGIANKFSHEVEEIFNHWAKKPITDPQLKKLIEIAMAPNREVLGNIRDGRVNALSTQFTNIVDDVYEYALSNPTQQLPTTMGTVFGAYNAVTGYFQNVRKFQDDEAKVKSILLGGTAQLRAQTTFNLCADFAKNGISSLNLN; this is encoded by the coding sequence ATGGCTCACAACATCAATTTTGACGAAAACACAGGCAAACACAGTTTCTTCTCGGTGAAAGAAAAAGCTTGGCACGGGCTCGGCCAAATTGTCGACCAGTACCCTAACAGCAAAGACGCTATTTCTCACGCGGGACTTGACTATCAGGTTGAAAAGGCAGATCTAACCGCACGGGTCAAAAATTCATCAAACCAACAAGTAAGCGGCTCCGCACCTGTTCCGGGATATTTCGCGACCGTGAGAACAGACAACAATGCAGTCTTGGGTGTAGTTGGCAAAGATTATCAGATTGTTCAGAACAGGGACGCATTTACGTTTTTTGATAGTATCGTCGGGAATGACGGAATCCTTTATGAAACTGCCGGGGCACTTGGCAAAGGTGAGCGGATCTTTATCACAGCGAAACTACCCGGATACATCCAGGTCGGTAGCAACGATCTAATCGAAAAGTATCTGTTCCTGACTACGTCACACGACGGCAGCGGCAGTATTACGGCAGCGTTCACACCGGTAAGGATCGTCTGTGCAAATACATTAAATGCCGCTATGAAAAACATCACCAATGTCGTTAAGATCAGGCACACCAGTAATGCGGTCGAACGTTTGAGAACAGCTCACAAGGTTATGGGAATTGCCAACAAATTTTCTCACGAGGTCGAAGAGATTTTTAATCATTGGGCCAAAAAGCCAATTACCGACCCTCAATTGAAAAAGTTGATTGAGATTGCCATGGCCCCTAACCGGGAGGTTCTTGGAAATATTAGGGACGGCAGGGTTAACGCGCTATCAACACAATTCACAAATATCGTGGACGACGTCTATGAGTATGCGCTTTCAAATCCCACGCAGCAGCTGCCTACGACTATGGGAACGGTTTTCGGGGCATATAATGCTGTCACAGGCTATTTTCAGAATGTGCGAAAATTTCAGGATGACGAAGCCAAAGTAAAATCTATCCTGCTGGGCGGTACGGCACAGCTGAGGGCACAAACGACATTTAATCTTTGTGCCGACTTTGCCAAAAATGGAATTTCAAGCCTGAATCTGAATTAG
- a CDS encoding DUF4365 domain-containing protein, whose product MIQRTRSHILEQESRFEFRKVLPATWVCRDKHDDYGIDCEVEIFTESGQATGLVFWVQLKATDSIDPSVTKKLYFERDKIGQFVSYDIPVVIVRYISDSKALYFRWAKGLAIPRTESKSIPVFFSDSCQWSDESPADISCYLQAQNWVKQGKVSLPIPTFIDRALDFEPMAIPYSNVNIVKTCLRNLGRHINIRREPREALLFIRISGNKIFMSLADIQCAEMKVTFDKVVGEHIPELKKHILVLFCSLMFDLGRKEIANDLIMKENLLSVVFKSKKYLISILPELLESQHFGEVLQSLEEYIRKDPGGSTDLQFALALLLTERRNEIGQDKIAAIGKFYENELTFHVGRGDNMAIALSHYNLAQHFKAQGETESAIIHYLKARKHGKFYNSAHYFFSDFAGLMFSIGKFRFAATFYSKAINLGSQDPVMVALHADALMYAGCYQEARDCFDKYLLANPDAVDNEEWQLKYTLLATHLEHGYPSVQSRKPAEAESIAGQGADDNALALDFLCRLAWYGRGIESSKAGNFEKAFAELVFAAVLYRDDPYVWAVSFVTGLDAKADNSILTFLIRVAYEYTEQDFILEVGKILEKVQPESIDAVLELIDLTIKDVKRKQIKVRVFSEDGAFEEIQF is encoded by the coding sequence ATGATACAAAGAACTCGTAGCCACATTTTAGAACAGGAATCAAGATTTGAATTCCGTAAGGTCTTACCAGCAACATGGGTCTGCAGGGATAAACACGATGATTATGGTATAGATTGTGAAGTGGAAATCTTCACCGAGTCAGGGCAGGCCACAGGTCTAGTCTTTTGGGTACAACTGAAAGCAACGGATTCGATTGATCCGTCTGTAACCAAAAAATTATATTTTGAGCGTGACAAGATTGGGCAATTTGTAAGCTATGATATTCCTGTCGTTATCGTCCGATACATCAGCGACAGCAAAGCGCTTTACTTTAGATGGGCCAAAGGGCTGGCAATCCCTCGTACAGAGAGCAAATCAATACCTGTATTTTTTTCCGATTCTTGCCAGTGGTCAGATGAAAGTCCTGCTGACATAAGTTGCTATTTGCAGGCGCAAAACTGGGTAAAGCAAGGGAAAGTCAGTCTGCCAATACCTACTTTCATTGATAGAGCGCTGGATTTTGAGCCGATGGCGATCCCATACTCCAACGTCAACATTGTTAAAACGTGCCTTCGGAATTTAGGACGCCATATTAACATCCGCCGAGAACCACGGGAGGCTCTCTTGTTTATTCGGATATCTGGAAATAAAATCTTCATGAGCCTCGCCGACATCCAATGTGCGGAGATGAAGGTCACCTTCGACAAAGTAGTTGGTGAGCATATCCCGGAGCTTAAAAAACATATCCTTGTTCTCTTCTGCTCCCTAATGTTTGACCTCGGGCGAAAAGAAATCGCCAATGATCTCATCATGAAAGAAAACCTACTGTCGGTCGTGTTCAAGAGCAAAAAATACCTCATTTCGATACTACCTGAGTTGCTGGAAAGCCAGCATTTCGGAGAAGTTTTGCAATCATTGGAAGAATATATAAGGAAAGATCCCGGCGGCAGTACGGATCTTCAGTTCGCTCTTGCATTATTGCTGACTGAAAGAAGAAATGAAATTGGCCAAGATAAAATCGCAGCAATCGGGAAATTCTACGAAAACGAACTGACCTTCCATGTGGGTCGTGGTGACAATATGGCCATTGCTCTTTCACATTACAACTTGGCGCAGCACTTTAAAGCGCAAGGCGAAACAGAATCAGCAATTATCCATTACTTGAAGGCAAGGAAACATGGCAAATTTTACAATAGTGCACACTATTTCTTTTCTGACTTTGCAGGACTGATGTTCTCAATTGGCAAATTCCGATTTGCCGCGACCTTCTATAGTAAAGCTATTAATCTTGGCTCCCAAGATCCGGTCATGGTTGCGCTTCATGCAGACGCGTTGATGTATGCCGGATGTTACCAAGAAGCCAGAGATTGTTTTGATAAATATCTTCTTGCGAATCCAGACGCTGTGGACAACGAAGAGTGGCAACTGAAATACACTCTATTAGCCACACACCTTGAGCACGGCTATCCGTCAGTGCAGAGTCGAAAACCTGCGGAAGCGGAGAGCATTGCTGGACAGGGAGCTGATGATAATGCACTGGCATTAGATTTCTTGTGTCGGTTGGCCTGGTACGGTCGTGGTATTGAGTCGTCCAAAGCCGGAAATTTCGAGAAGGCATTCGCAGAGCTTGTTTTTGCTGCAGTTCTATACCGGGACGATCCATACGTATGGGCAGTATCCTTCGTGACTGGCCTGGATGCAAAAGCCGATAACAGCATTCTGACATTTTTGATCCGAGTTGCCTATGAATATACGGAGCAAGATTTTATTCTGGAAGTCGGAAAGATTTTGGAAAAAGTTCAGCCGGAGAGCATCGACGCAGTGTTAGAACTCATCGATTTGACGATTAAAGATGTTAAGCGAAAACAAATTAAAGTCCGGGTGTTTTCTGAGGATGGTGCGTTCGAGGAAATCCAGTTCTGA
- a CDS encoding site-specific integrase, with translation MKTKLSLLFYLKKPRNYQTGPMPIYLRITVESKRSELATGRECDPKTWNTGAGRVLGNKEAVKSLNAYLGNLEQQFLDAHASLIRQGELATAESIKNKFLGIGPKQRMLMAVIVEHNRRMHSLVGQEYAIGTFKRYEVLRRHTESFLKANFNTTDFDISRIDFAFIADYEFHLRSVRKMGNNAVVKHMKMFRKIVNICLGNGWMSLDPYLNFKGKFKKVDKAILTKEELCLLSEKEFASDRLTQVRDTFLFCCYTGLAYSDIQSLERSDIARGIDGDQWIFTHRTKTNVKSHIPLLPEALAIIARYNDDPACESRGLVLPVPSNQKMNDYLKEIAVVCGIDKILTSHVARHTFATTITLQNGVPIESVSKMLGHTNIRTTQIYAKILDLKVSEDMQALKGRLASKTGAGR, from the coding sequence ATGAAAACAAAGCTGAGTCTGCTTTTCTATTTGAAGAAGCCGAGAAATTATCAAACCGGGCCTATGCCCATCTACCTAAGGATTACCGTTGAGAGTAAGAGGTCAGAACTTGCGACCGGACGTGAGTGCGACCCTAAGACCTGGAATACGGGGGCAGGTCGGGTTCTAGGTAACAAGGAGGCCGTGAAATCACTCAACGCTTATTTGGGCAACCTTGAACAACAATTCCTGGACGCACATGCTTCCTTAATTCGCCAGGGCGAGCTTGCAACAGCCGAAAGCATTAAAAACAAATTCTTGGGAATCGGTCCAAAACAGCGGATGTTGATGGCGGTGATTGTAGAGCACAATCGGCGGATGCACTCGCTAGTTGGCCAGGAATACGCTATCGGAACATTCAAACGGTACGAGGTTTTGAGACGGCACACCGAAAGCTTTTTGAAAGCAAATTTCAATACAACCGACTTCGATATTAGTCGCATTGATTTTGCCTTCATCGCCGACTACGAGTTTCATCTCCGTTCTGTCCGCAAAATGGGAAACAATGCCGTGGTCAAACACATGAAGATGTTTCGCAAGATTGTGAATATCTGCCTTGGAAATGGCTGGATGAGTCTTGACCCCTACTTAAATTTTAAGGGCAAGTTCAAAAAAGTTGATAAGGCAATCCTCACAAAAGAGGAACTTTGCCTCCTTTCCGAGAAGGAGTTCGCGAGTGATCGGCTCACCCAGGTTCGGGATACTTTCCTGTTCTGTTGCTACACCGGACTCGCTTACTCAGATATTCAGAGCCTCGAGAGAAGCGATATCGCGCGAGGAATTGATGGCGATCAATGGATTTTCACGCATCGCACCAAGACTAACGTTAAGTCGCACATCCCGCTTCTTCCCGAAGCGCTGGCGATAATAGCACGATATAATGATGATCCTGCTTGCGAGTCTCGCGGACTTGTACTGCCGGTACCCAGCAATCAAAAAATGAACGACTATCTTAAAGAGATCGCAGTCGTTTGTGGTATCGATAAGATCCTGACGTCGCATGTTGCCAGGCATACATTCGCAACTACAATAACTTTGCAAAATGGTGTTCCGATAGAAAGTGTCTCCAAGATGCTTGGACATACGAACATTCGAACCACACAGATATATGCGAAAATCTTGGATTTGAAAGTGAGTGAAGATATGCAAGCTTTGAAAGGTAGATTGGCTAGCAAGACCGGCGCAGGCCGGTAG